A segment of the Amblyomma americanum isolate KBUSLIRL-KWMA chromosome 6, ASM5285725v1, whole genome shotgun sequence genome:
cccgttaagatccccaggtggtcgaaattattccggagcccttcactacggcacgtctttattcctttcttctttcactcccttttttatcccttcccttacggcgtggttgaggtgtccaaggatatatgagacagaaactgcgccatttccttcccccaaaaatcaatttaaaaaaaaggtaGGGGCGCAGTAACTGGAtaacttctcgatggacacccgatcCTGATTGTGAAGGAAAAGGAGAAGGAAAttagtgaaagaaggaagagagaaagaggaaccGTAGAGTAAAGGGATCCGgtaaatttaaaccacctggggttctccaTGGTACACTGGACtcaagaatttcgcttccatcaaaacgcggccgccacggccgggttcgaaccagcgTCCTCGGGCTTAGAGGGCGGGAGATCAAATCGCGGCATAGGTGGCATTGTTTCCATATGTAGGCGAAAagcaagacgcccgtgtgctgtgggatgtgaGTGCActttgaagaatcccaggtggtcgaagttattctgaAGGCTGCCACTATGACGccgctttctctcttcctttcatcacTTCCTCGTTTGCCCCCTTTCttcggcacggttgaggtgtccactgagaggAAGACAAATCACGACGTCCTTTAACCAATTTTTCAGCTCATGCTAAAGTGCCCCGaccggtctaaattattccggtgaCAAatcttttaatgcgatagcattaatagtcccattacgagaaaagccggcgtgcgcgcgtgtgtgtgtgtgtgtgtgtgtgtgtgtgtgcgtgcatgcgtgtgtgtgtgtgtgtgtgtgtgtgtgtgtgtgtgtgtgtgtgtgtgtgtgtgtgtgtgtgtgtgtgtgtgtgtgtgtgtgtgtgtgtgtgtgcgcgcgcgcgcgtgtgtgtgtgtgtgtgtgtgtgtgtgtgtgtgtgtgtgtgtgtgtgtgtgtgtgtgtgtgtgtgtgtgtgtgtgtgtgtgtgtgtgtgtgtgtgtgtgtgtgtgtgtgtgtgtgtgtgcgcgcgcgcgcgcgcgcgcgggcgtgTCTTAAGTGTTAAGTGCCTGtggcgaaattttttttctgctccttttttcactccctcgttcATCCCTTGCCTCCCggcaccagccgcggtggccatttgctcggctgctgaacccgaGGAGGCGCGGGTTCTATTCCGGCCACGACAAACGCGTTTCAGTAAAGGTCGGTTTGcttagagtgagtgagtgagtgagtgagtgagtgagtgagtgagtgagtgagtgagtgagtgagtgagtgagtgagtgagtgagtgagtgagtgagtgagtgagtgagtgagtgagtgagtgagtgagtacgCAGTACGTGAACAAAACATATCCACTGCTTTCTTTCTCTACTCTCTTTTCCCACCAACAGTTGTCCACATAATTCCTTTTCTTCCCTGTCCTTTCATGCCGTTATTCTAGCACGATAATTTGGACCAATAAGACTACTCAACAAGTTTTATCCCGCTTGGGCAGATACAGCACGAATTAAAGTAGTTTCGTGCCTCACTGCCGGCATCTGCATGTGTGTGGGTCTGATATTGAAGCGGTCTGCTCCAGCGAGAGGCCATCGTAGTTTCCGCCAGCTTCTCGGAATGCAGGAAGCCCAGCCAGTTGGGGAGGTATGAGATTGCCTCGCATCTGTCGACGCCAAAGGGAAGGATTAATTAGCGCGCGTCCAATGCGAGAACAATAGCTGCTGGCCAGTACTCGTGGCCGTCGGGCTCGCCAAGCGAGTGGCAGCCGAACGTGTGCCGCTACAGGAAACGAAGTAATGAAGGGGGATATGTACACGTTCCTCGTCGGGCTGCTGACTGCGAGCGTCTCGCTTACTCCACGAGAGTGAATTAAGTGGAAATAAATGAACTGGGGCCTCCACATTCTACCTTGGCGTGAGTTGGTGTTTTAAAATGTGTTTGGAATTTCCTCCTCTTACCACCGATACGCTTGCACACGGGCGTGGAAAGGGGGCAGTGGCCCCCATTTAACAGGCATTGGGAAAAAGAGGCTTATACTTCGTCCCCTATTTTTTCCTTACAACCAGGAGACATGGCACTAGTGTTATCGTGACCTTTGGCGCCCCTTATGGAGAAACCTGTGCCCGCCtatgtacgccccccccccccccccccgggggggggggggcatcattAGCTACATTTGGGCGAGTCGAGTGCGGCCAGTGATTCTTGCCCAAATTTGAgctttcattaattttttttatgcaaaacaaggaaagaaaagttACAAGCTCCCAGTTCTGTTTTCTAAATGTTAGTGTAAAGATCAGCCTAACCAACTGCTTTTAAAATTTTCAATTATGCACATACTTCTAGAACCGATCAGATTCGCCGAAATCTAGCACGAGCACACGTGAAGTCTGGTTGAGTCGTGAAGACTAATGCGCCTGCTTATAAAGTTAAATCAAGACTGCACGCGGCAACGACACAATGGAAGGAATGAGGCACGTAGATACCTTTAATCCCGGTTCTTACGTTAAAACCAAGAAAGAAGAGTGACCGCGGGCAAATACACAAGCAGTTGATAAAAACAAAGGATTTGACCAAAACGATTACAGATAAGAGCAAAAAGCCCGATAGACACTGCTGTCCTTAGGCTGCCTGGCAGACAAGTTATCTCGTGTAGATCCCTTAACTGTCCCACACGTCTGCACGACGCACCAAAACGCAGATTTGGCTACCACGTTGACGCACAGTGCTTCACTAGAgcaattcatttcatttctttttctttgcaagATAAACCAGGCAGTTTTTCTCGTCGTTGCTGCGCCTTTGTAGCCAGATGAGGCGTCGCCGTCATCGCCCTTGCTAAGCAACCGCAGCGCCAGTGCCCCTCGTGGCGAGCGTGGCAAGCACAGCACGCGGGACGGcgtgcacagcagcagcagcaacagctcgTGCGGCCTGGCCTGCAGTCGTTCGGAACCCGGGACCCGCCCCTTGCAGAGAGCTGAGCAGCTACGATGCCCGAGGAGTCGAACAAGGCGGCCGGCGACACCATGGAGACCAGCGCTCTTGGCAAGGACGGCAATATGAGCGAGACGTCGGCCAACAAGCAGCAGAGCCCATCGTCGCTGAAACGGCACCTCCGAAAGACCTACGGCCGCCGCCCCATGGAGCTGGTGAACCGCTACTTCCGCTCCATGTTCGACCTGGCCTCGTACGCCAACAACGCGGCGTTCCTGATGCGCTGCCGCGCCATGCGAGTCGTGCCGCGGGTTTACCGCGTCGAGTGCTGCGACATCAAGAACACCCGTCACGTAGTTCGCATCCTGGACGAGTGCAGCtacaggctcatgctggctgacctgGACTACAACCGCCTGCGGAAGGTGCAGGTTTCGCGGCTCCTGGAGCGCCTTCACGAGAAGCTCGAGAAGACCATGTCTCCGGAAGACCTGAGGAACGTGGTGATTTTGGCTAAGGCAAAGTACGAGAACATTTTCGAAGCCACCCGAGACAAGCAGCGTGCCATGTTCGCCGATCTGCTTAAGGAGTACGAGATCGAACCGAAGAAGACCGAAGAGAACGAAGAATGACGCGGCGGCTGACACACTCCCACGAGAACAGAAAAGCCGGCCTAGACTTCTGTCCCTACCTgctcatgtcttttttttttttttgccggtgtGACAAGACAAGTGCGCCAAGAAAGCCTTCAAACATTGAGCATCGCTGCAGCTACAAGCTGACTGCAAGTCCAGATGATGGCTTTCGAGAACTTTGGTCTTCAAACAAGCGAGGAGGCTTGTTTCTGTTTCTCCTTTGTTATCTTGGCGTTGCACTTTAACGTTAAAAGAATAAACGACAAACTTGTCCAAAGCGTGCTTAAATGTACTGCGGTAGggcgaaaagcttttttttttctaccggcGATATTCCAGTGGACAATAAAAGTTGCACATTATCGCGTTGTTTCTCTGTCTACAGAATAGGATTTTCCTCTCTTCATGGTCCCGCTGAGCAATTTTAATCAACTGAGTTCAGTTACGCTCCAGCATAAATCGTCAGCGCACTGTTGCGCATGTTCCAGTTTTGAGTGGTCGTAGACCTACGATAAGGTCCGATGCGAATAAGTTATCGAAGAGAAATGCTGGCCCTATGTTAGTCCCGAGCTAGAGCATTCGTCTTAGAACCGAAACTGAAACCATGAATTCTAGCATAAGTTTAGTTCCTTTCTTGGCCGTCGTGTAAAAGCGGCGCCGCGTTCTGCGAAACGGCCGCCGGTTGCCTCGACGTTCCATTCGTGCTGTTCTGTGATCATCAGTGAGAAACAATGCCTGTGAAACAAATAACCGACGACGCTCGTTTTCAAGCGGAATTGGCGAACTCTGGAGCCAGCCTTGTGATAGTCGATTTCACTGCGAGCTGGTGAGAAGCTAAGTTGGCCCCTCTTGCCGGCTGGCCATTGCACCACCACGTCCAAAGTGCTGACATCATTCGCGCGTCTTCGTGTTTCAAAAATTAAATTTTCCGTGGTCGAAAATTATTCGGGTTCTTAAGT
Coding sequences within it:
- the LOC144094893 gene encoding uncharacterized protein LOC144094893, which produces MPEESNKAAGDTMETSALGKDGNMSETSANKQQSPSSLKRHLRKTYGRRPMELVNRYFRSMFDLASYANNAAFLMRCRAMRVVPRVYRVECCDIKNTRHVVRILDECSYRLMLADLDYNRLRKVQVSRLLERLHEKLEKTMSPEDLRNVVILAKAKYENIFEATRDKQRAMFADLLKEYEIEPKKTEENEE